In Saccharicrinis fermentans DSM 9555 = JCM 21142, a genomic segment contains:
- a CDS encoding 3-keto-disaccharide hydrolase — MKFKLLFVICLALFPAMKAQKTKSLFNGKNLKGWQVLIGDAEFKVEDGVIVGVSKATRQSTFLATKKEYTNFILEYEMMVGEGLNTGVQIRTQFDDVKKHLFGLQVEGDDSERGWTGGIYDQGRKGWRYPLTYNPNAKNVFRKGQWNRIKVVAYENHIATWLNGVHVADLLEETVETGFIALQVHSAGKDKEGVENKWRNMTITELNTAPDFSQTTAPTISYLTNKLTDAEKKDGWKLLWDGKTSQGWRGAKRDDFPEKGWSISDGILTVHASGGGESENGGDIVTTRPYKNFILELDFKFTKGANSGIKYFVDTDLNKGKGSAIGCEFQILDDKVHPDAKKGVGEKRTVGSLYDLIKADSRLFVPGLKPLKYVNYGQWNRARIEVRGAYVKHILNGCTVVEYERGTQQWKALVAYSKYAKWPNFGEAEEGLILLQDHGDEVHFKNIKIKEL, encoded by the coding sequence ATGAAATTTAAACTATTATTTGTGATTTGCCTTGCTTTATTTCCGGCAATGAAGGCACAAAAAACGAAGTCTCTTTTTAATGGAAAAAATCTAAAAGGATGGCAAGTGTTAATTGGGGATGCAGAATTTAAAGTAGAGGATGGGGTTATCGTTGGTGTTTCGAAAGCCACCCGGCAAAGTACTTTTTTAGCCACGAAAAAGGAGTATACCAATTTTATATTGGAGTATGAGATGATGGTTGGTGAAGGACTGAATACAGGAGTACAGATTCGTACGCAATTTGACGATGTGAAAAAACATCTATTTGGTTTGCAGGTAGAAGGCGACGATTCAGAGCGAGGATGGACTGGCGGTATATATGATCAGGGGCGTAAGGGGTGGCGCTATCCCTTAACTTATAATCCCAATGCTAAAAATGTTTTTAGAAAAGGTCAATGGAATAGGATAAAGGTGGTGGCCTATGAAAACCATATTGCTACATGGCTGAATGGCGTTCATGTGGCCGATTTGTTGGAAGAAACAGTAGAGACCGGTTTTATTGCGCTGCAAGTACATAGTGCGGGTAAAGATAAAGAAGGTGTGGAGAATAAATGGAGAAATATGACCATTACTGAGTTGAATACAGCGCCTGACTTTTCGCAAACGACTGCCCCTACCATTAGTTATCTTACGAATAAGCTGACAGATGCAGAGAAAAAAGATGGCTGGAAATTACTTTGGGATGGAAAAACAAGCCAAGGGTGGAGAGGTGCTAAAAGAGATGATTTTCCCGAGAAAGGATGGAGTATAAGTGATGGTATTTTAACAGTACATGCTTCGGGAGGTGGAGAATCAGAGAATGGTGGGGATATTGTTACAACTAGGCCTTATAAGAATTTTATTCTTGAGCTGGATTTTAAGTTTACCAAAGGTGCCAATAGTGGAATCAAGTATTTTGTGGATACTGATTTGAATAAGGGCAAAGGGTCGGCCATTGGATGTGAGTTTCAAATTTTAGATGATAAGGTGCATCCGGATGCCAAAAAAGGTGTTGGAGAAAAACGTACAGTTGGTTCGTTGTATGACCTAATTAAAGCAGATTCCAGACTTTTTGTACCAGGCTTGAAGCCACTGAAGTATGTAAATTATGGTCAATGGAATAGGGCCAGAATAGAAGTAAGAGGTGCATATGTGAAGCATATATTGAATGGTTGTACGGTAGTGGAGTATGAACGAGGTACACAACAGTGGAAAGCATTGGTTGCTTATAGTAAATATGCAAAATGGCCCAACTTTGGAGAGGCCGAAGAGGGTTTGATCCTGCTTCAGGACCATGGGGATGAGGTTCATTTTAAGAATATTAAGATTAAGGAATTATAA
- a CDS encoding Gfo/Idh/MocA family protein yields the protein MVTRRSFIKKAAVGTVGMSVLSSTRVLGNVMGANERINFAIIGTGGRAYGLAPAVAAAENARVSHICDVDAIRLQKFKDYCKKNIGYAPVLEKDFRNLLSNKEVDAVIVATPEHWHAPMAIMAMQAGKHVYVEKPCSHNPHETELLIEVQKKTGMLCQMGNQQRSSKTSAMAVREIQEGIIGTPYMGKAFYARARKPIGVGNKIAVPDHLDWDLWQGPAPREAYRDNIHPYNWHWFRTWGTGEIHNNGTHEIDIARWALGVDYPVRVVSNGGRLAYSGDDWQWFDTQLASYEFEGNKNITWEGYSAHAYKPGGGRGTLIYGSEGVIHLDRGKYVLMDLNGKVIKTEREGDFKAANDTNDSIGFDILTVQHMRNLVNAILKGEKLNAPIYDGGISTQLCHLGNIAQDVKESILVDPKTGRVLKNKAAMHKWKRVYEKGWEPQL from the coding sequence ATGGTTACGAGAAGAAGTTTTATAAAAAAGGCAGCTGTTGGAACAGTTGGGATGAGTGTTTTAAGTTCAACCCGGGTTTTGGGAAATGTTATGGGTGCCAATGAAAGGATAAATTTTGCGATTATAGGAACCGGAGGTCGGGCATATGGGTTGGCACCGGCTGTGGCAGCTGCCGAGAATGCCCGGGTGTCGCATATATGTGATGTGGATGCAATTCGATTGCAGAAATTTAAAGATTATTGCAAGAAGAATATTGGGTATGCTCCTGTATTGGAAAAGGACTTTAGGAATTTACTAAGCAACAAAGAGGTGGATGCTGTTATTGTGGCAACACCGGAACATTGGCATGCACCTATGGCTATCATGGCCATGCAGGCAGGTAAGCATGTTTATGTGGAGAAACCGTGTAGTCACAATCCCCATGAAACAGAATTGTTGATTGAGGTGCAGAAGAAAACAGGTATGTTGTGCCAGATGGGTAATCAACAACGTTCGTCCAAAACATCGGCGATGGCAGTCCGGGAAATTCAAGAGGGTATTATTGGAACCCCTTATATGGGCAAGGCCTTTTATGCAAGGGCACGTAAGCCTATTGGGGTAGGCAATAAAATTGCTGTTCCGGATCATTTAGACTGGGATTTATGGCAGGGTCCTGCCCCGCGTGAAGCTTATCGGGATAATATTCATCCCTATAACTGGCATTGGTTTCGTACTTGGGGTACCGGTGAAATACATAATAATGGCACACATGAAATTGATATTGCACGTTGGGCATTAGGTGTGGATTATCCGGTGAGGGTGGTTTCCAATGGTGGTCGTCTTGCATATTCGGGAGATGATTGGCAATGGTTTGATACTCAGCTGGCCAGTTATGAGTTTGAAGGCAATAAAAATATTACATGGGAAGGATATAGTGCCCATGCCTATAAGCCAGGAGGAGGCAGAGGGACACTTATTTATGGTTCGGAAGGTGTTATTCATCTGGATAGAGGTAAATATGTGTTAATGGATCTCAATGGGAAAGTAATAAAAACGGAGCGTGAAGGCGATTTCAAGGCTGCCAATGATACAAATGACTCCATTGGTTTTGACATATTGACTGTTCAGCATATGCGTAACTTGGTGAATGCTATCTTAAAGGGAGAAAAATTAAATGCTCCTATTTATGATGGTGGTATTTCTACGCAGTTATGCCATTTAGGTAATATAGCGCAGGATGTTAAGGAGAGCATTTTGGTGGATCCAAAAACCGGACGAGTGTTGAAAAATAAGGCGGCCATGCATAAATGGAAACGTGTGTATGAAAAAGGGTGGGAGCCCCAATTGTAG
- a CDS encoding FAD:protein FMN transferase produces the protein MNSRLDVVLWSRNANVHFSSVFAKMVRKVEEIELIYSKFDERAELYHLNKNAGKTSVEVSASLWSMLKKSVEYHLKTKGYFNIGYTSAQSLDSQLIFDDDGQRVAFTSERVELDFGGVGKGIALKELAAIIAQEEKMNAFICFGGSSVLTRGHHPYGDYWPLALEDDVQTTLDLRNDALSISGLHRHNVSEPMHVVEPQTGELKHRQLLVAVKMDCPVEAEILSTALLVAPQEYHRSILNNFNVNKLILQSL, from the coding sequence ATGAACTCAAGACTTGATGTGGTTTTGTGGAGTCGGAATGCTAATGTTCATTTTTCTTCTGTTTTTGCTAAGATGGTAAGGAAAGTGGAAGAGATAGAGTTGATATATAGTAAGTTTGATGAGAGAGCAGAACTATATCATTTAAATAAGAATGCAGGGAAGACTTCGGTGGAGGTGAGTGCGAGTTTGTGGTCTATGCTAAAAAAGAGTGTTGAATATCACCTTAAAACGAAGGGGTACTTTAATATAGGATATACTAGTGCACAATCTCTTGATAGTCAGTTGATTTTTGATGATGATGGTCAGCGAGTGGCTTTTACCTCGGAGCGTGTAGAGCTGGATTTTGGAGGTGTGGGAAAAGGAATAGCCCTGAAAGAATTAGCAGCTATTATAGCGCAAGAGGAAAAAATGAATGCGTTTATTTGTTTTGGAGGAAGTTCTGTATTGACTCGGGGCCATCATCCCTACGGAGATTATTGGCCTCTGGCTTTGGAAGATGATGTTCAAACAACTTTAGATTTGCGTAACGATGCCTTGTCCATAAGCGGATTGCATCGGCACAATGTGAGCGAGCCAATGCATGTTGTTGAACCGCAAACGGGAGAATTGAAGCATCGGCAGTTATTGGTTGCCGTAAAGATGGACTGCCCGGTGGAAGCAGAGATCTTGTCTACTGCATTATTGGTGGCACCGCAGGAGTACCATCGATCTATACTCAATAATTTTAATGTGAATAAACTGATATTGCAATCATTGTAG
- a CDS encoding Gfo/Idh/MocA family protein produces MGKSRREFIKKMAVVGAGVSVMANPLFNDVFAGNNSGVTKLAIIGTGSRGRYLQEHLYRIQEEGNKEFEIVALCDNYAPSLNKSLALAKKYHNSPKAFRNYKSLLKQVSVEGVVIATPLFQHAHIAIDCMKEGVHVLCEKAMARTLEDTKAMYDTHVNTGSILLIGHQRLFSDKYNMAMQRIQKGELGVIGQMHAHWHRGNDWRRSVPKDKPELERQINWRLYKEYSAGLLTELMSHQIQVANWVKQKTPVSVMGTGSIRYWHDGREVDDNLAAIFTYDDGTQFTYDSQTINKRYGCEEEIVGDKGVFELETNKYYPTKAVLPEPAPGIAQMIGDIEKGLFEDVPIGGPSWSPETKKRQMAVPIFEGQVGDGTKEELIHFVRFIKKGQCPSWMLKEGYNASIWTLLTEQAIDKGEVLTMPHKYRI; encoded by the coding sequence ATGGGAAAAAGTAGAAGGGAATTTATTAAAAAGATGGCTGTGGTTGGTGCCGGAGTATCGGTCATGGCAAATCCCTTGTTTAATGATGTTTTTGCTGGAAATAACAGTGGGGTGACCAAATTGGCTATTATTGGAACAGGAAGTCGGGGACGGTATTTACAAGAACATTTATACAGGATTCAAGAAGAAGGGAATAAAGAGTTTGAAATAGTTGCACTGTGTGATAATTATGCACCCAGTTTAAACAAATCTTTGGCTTTGGCTAAAAAGTATCATAATTCGCCCAAGGCTTTCCGTAACTATAAAAGTTTACTAAAGCAGGTGAGTGTGGAGGGGGTTGTTATAGCAACGCCTTTGTTTCAGCATGCCCATATTGCCATAGATTGCATGAAAGAGGGTGTTCATGTGCTATGTGAGAAAGCGATGGCTCGTACCCTAGAGGATACAAAAGCGATGTATGATACGCATGTGAATACAGGTAGCATCTTATTGATTGGCCATCAGCGTCTCTTTAGTGATAAGTATAATATGGCCATGCAACGTATTCAGAAAGGCGAACTTGGTGTTATTGGTCAAATGCATGCCCATTGGCATCGTGGTAACGATTGGCGCAGATCGGTACCTAAAGATAAACCAGAGTTGGAACGTCAAATTAACTGGCGTTTATATAAGGAATATTCTGCGGGTCTACTGACAGAACTAATGTCTCACCAAATTCAGGTAGCCAACTGGGTAAAACAAAAAACTCCTGTTTCGGTCATGGGAACTGGGAGTATTCGTTATTGGCACGATGGAAGAGAGGTTGATGATAATTTGGCTGCCATATTCACTTATGATGATGGTACCCAATTTACCTATGATTCACAGACAATAAATAAGCGCTATGGCTGCGAAGAGGAGATTGTTGGCGATAAAGGAGTTTTTGAATTAGAAACCAATAAGTACTACCCTACTAAGGCCGTGCTTCCAGAACCTGCTCCGGGAATTGCGCAAATGATCGGAGATATTGAAAAGGGGCTGTTTGAGGATGTCCCTATTGGTGGCCCTAGCTGGTCTCCTGAAACCAAGAAAAGACAAATGGCTGTGCCAATATTCGAAGGACAGGTGGGGGATGGCACAAAAGAAGAGCTGATACATTTTGTGCGTTTTATAAAAAAAGGTCAGTGTCCTTCATGGATGCTTAAAGAAGGATATAATGCTAGTATTTGGACCTTATTAACAGAGCAGGCAATTGATAAGGGAGAGGTGTTAACCATGCCGCATAAATATAGAATATAA
- a CDS encoding saccharopine dehydrogenase family protein: protein MNKVLIIGAGGVSNVVVHKCAALPEVFGQIILASRTKSKCDIIAKSVNEKFGVEILTEQLDADQTANTVALIKKHSPKLVINVALPYQDLVIMDACLETGVDYLDTANYEPKDEAKFEYKWQWAYQDKFKEAGLMALLGSGFDPGVTNMFCAYAQKHLFDEIHTIDIVDCNGGDHGKAFATNFNPEINIREITARGRYWEDGEWKSTDPLAVKQDFDFPGVGERKMYLMYHEEMESLCQNIKGLKRIRFWMTFGEEYLTHLRVIQNLGLNRIDEVDYKGQKIVPLEFLKRLLPDPGSLAANYTGKTSIGCVIEGLKDGKKVRKFIYNICDHQETYKEVGSQAVSYTTGVPAMIGAKMILEGHWKKEGVYNMEQLDPDLFMDDLNKYGLPWHVEEWSSSVE, encoded by the coding sequence ATGAACAAGGTTCTTATTATTGGAGCTGGAGGGGTAAGTAATGTAGTAGTACATAAATGTGCGGCTCTTCCTGAGGTATTTGGTCAAATTATTTTGGCTTCACGTACCAAAAGCAAATGTGATATTATCGCTAAGTCGGTAAATGAAAAATTTGGAGTAGAGATTTTAACCGAACAGTTGGATGCGGATCAAACTGCGAATACGGTTGCTCTCATCAAAAAACACAGCCCTAAGTTGGTTATTAATGTGGCATTGCCTTATCAGGACTTGGTCATCATGGATGCTTGTTTAGAGACAGGTGTAGATTATCTGGATACAGCTAATTACGAGCCCAAAGATGAAGCTAAATTTGAGTATAAATGGCAATGGGCTTATCAAGATAAGTTTAAAGAAGCGGGCTTAATGGCTTTGCTGGGTAGTGGTTTTGATCCGGGAGTAACCAATATGTTTTGTGCCTATGCCCAAAAACATTTATTCGATGAAATTCATACCATCGACATTGTGGATTGCAATGGCGGTGATCACGGTAAAGCATTCGCGACCAATTTTAATCCAGAAATAAATATCAGAGAGATAACAGCCAGGGGTCGTTATTGGGAAGATGGGGAATGGAAAAGTACAGACCCTCTCGCCGTAAAGCAGGATTTTGATTTCCCTGGGGTGGGTGAAAGGAAAATGTATTTGATGTATCATGAGGAGATGGAATCCTTATGTCAGAATATTAAAGGTTTAAAACGCATCCGTTTTTGGATGACCTTTGGCGAGGAATATTTAACCCATTTACGTGTGATTCAGAATCTGGGTTTAAATAGAATTGATGAAGTAGATTATAAGGGACAAAAAATTGTTCCGTTGGAGTTTCTGAAAAGATTATTACCCGACCCAGGCTCGCTGGCTGCTAACTATACAGGAAAAACATCCATTGGCTGCGTCATTGAAGGCTTGAAAGATGGTAAGAAAGTGCGTAAATTTATTTATAATATTTGCGACCATCAGGAAACTTACAAAGAAGTGGGGTCGCAGGCTGTGTCTTATACCACAGGCGTGCCAGCCATGATAGGTGCCAAAATGATTTTGGAAGGTCATTGGAAAAAAGAAGGTGTTTATAATATGGAGCAATTAGATCCAGATCTTTTTATGGATGACTTGAATAAGTATGGTTTACCCTGGCATGTGGAAGAATGGAGCAGTTCGGTGGAATAA
- the nspC gene encoding carboxynorspermidine decarboxylase — translation MEQFGGIKFSQQALADLQTPCYVVSKTQLERNLLLLQHVQQQAGCKILLAFKGFAMWNLAPLVRKYLPGTSASSVNEARLGREVYGGELHVYAPAFSDADMAEHLALADHIVFNSPGQYKRFKALLEKHDSIKAGIRINPEHSEADTPLYDPSGRYSRLGTTLENLKNHLDHLEGISGLHFHNLCEQNVDALERTLAVVEDKFGFLLQRLSWINFGGGHHISRSDYQVDRLIQLIKDFKRRHALEVYLEPGEAIALNTGVLVTTVEDVIINEKSIALLDTSVTAHMPDVLEMPYRPLILNADEPNRKKYTYRLGGVSCLAGDVVGDYSFDDELKVGDRLIFGDMAHYTMVKNTTFNGVRLPSMYIYDEEADQCRLVKHFTYEDYKNRLS, via the coding sequence ATGGAGCAGTTCGGTGGAATAAAGTTCTCACAGCAAGCGTTGGCTGATTTGCAAACGCCATGTTATGTGGTTAGTAAAACTCAATTGGAACGTAACCTACTGTTGTTGCAGCATGTGCAACAACAGGCAGGCTGTAAAATTCTATTGGCTTTTAAAGGTTTTGCCATGTGGAATCTGGCTCCTTTGGTACGTAAGTATTTACCAGGTACTTCTGCCAGTTCGGTTAATGAGGCCAGGTTGGGACGTGAAGTATATGGGGGTGAACTGCATGTTTATGCTCCTGCCTTTTCAGATGCAGACATGGCTGAACACCTTGCGTTAGCCGACCATATTGTTTTTAACAGTCCAGGTCAATACAAACGTTTTAAAGCTCTGCTGGAAAAGCATGATTCTATCAAAGCCGGCATTCGCATTAATCCTGAGCATTCAGAAGCGGATACGCCACTTTATGATCCCAGTGGTCGCTATAGCCGCTTGGGTACCACTCTTGAAAACCTGAAGAATCATTTGGATCACCTGGAGGGTATCTCCGGTTTACATTTTCATAATTTGTGTGAGCAAAATGTGGATGCCCTTGAGAGAACTTTGGCGGTGGTGGAAGATAAGTTTGGTTTTTTATTGCAGCGGTTATCGTGGATTAATTTTGGGGGAGGACACCATATCAGTCGTTCCGATTACCAAGTGGATCGTTTAATTCAACTGATCAAAGACTTCAAACGAAGGCATGCTTTAGAGGTGTACTTGGAGCCAGGTGAAGCCATTGCCTTAAATACAGGTGTTTTAGTTACTACAGTAGAAGATGTGATTATTAACGAAAAGAGTATTGCCTTGCTGGATACTTCAGTAACTGCACATATGCCCGATGTGCTTGAGATGCCTTACCGTCCACTTATTTTAAATGCCGATGAGCCCAATCGTAAAAAATATACTTATCGCTTGGGGGGTGTAAGTTGTTTGGCCGGTGATGTGGTGGGTGATTATAGTTTTGATGATGAACTTAAGGTGGGTGATCGATTGATATTCGGAGATATGGCTCATTATACGATGGTTAAAAATACTACTTTTAATGGAGTACGTTTGCCTTCTATGTATATTTATGATGAAGAAGCAGATCAGTGCCGTTTGGTGAAGCATTTTACGTACGAGGATTATAAAAATCGTTTGAGTTAG
- the speB gene encoding agmatinase has protein sequence MDYTKYFCGEDGYCLDYNKAAVAVLPVPYDGTSTWVKGSDKGPAALIEASGTLEMFDIETGNDVSKKGIYTLPPVIEDRSPEKMSEAVERAITQLLGDGKLPVLVGGEHSVSIGAFKAMAKRYENITFLQFDAHADLRESYEGSAYNHACVMHQAKKLAPIVQVGIRSMCQEERVYVDPEKMFFRYQIRQNMDWQNDVMAQLSGDVYITIDLDVFDPSIMPSTGTPEPDGLLYHEVLSMIRKVQTHCNIVGFDVVELCPNEKNKAPDFLAAKLVYQVLSGI, from the coding sequence ATGGATTACACTAAATATTTTTGTGGAGAAGATGGCTACTGTCTTGATTATAATAAGGCAGCTGTTGCCGTATTGCCTGTTCCTTATGATGGAACGAGTACATGGGTGAAGGGCTCAGATAAGGGACCGGCAGCGTTAATTGAAGCTTCAGGAACATTGGAAATGTTCGATATTGAAACCGGAAATGATGTTTCTAAAAAAGGTATATATACGCTGCCTCCGGTAATAGAAGACCGATCACCGGAAAAAATGAGTGAGGCGGTGGAACGTGCCATTACCCAACTATTGGGTGATGGTAAACTCCCTGTTTTAGTGGGAGGAGAGCATTCTGTGAGTATTGGTGCTTTTAAAGCCATGGCTAAGCGATATGAGAATATCACCTTTTTGCAGTTTGATGCCCATGCAGACCTGCGGGAATCTTACGAAGGTTCCGCATACAACCATGCCTGTGTGATGCACCAGGCCAAAAAACTGGCTCCTATTGTTCAGGTAGGTATACGAAGTATGTGCCAAGAAGAGCGTGTGTATGTTGACCCTGAGAAGATGTTTTTTCGTTATCAAATACGGCAAAATATGGATTGGCAAAACGATGTTATGGCGCAACTGAGTGGGGATGTCTATATTACGATCGACCTGGATGTTTTTGACCCTTCTATTATGCCATCTACAGGTACCCCTGAACCAGATGGACTGTTGTATCACGAGGTGCTTTCAATGATTCGAAAAGTTCAAACGCATTGTAACATTGTGGGTTTTGATGTGGTTGAGTTATGTCCCAATGAAAAAAATAAGGCGCCCGATTTTTTGGCCGCGAAACTTGTTTACCAAGTGTTAAGCGGAATTTAA
- the speA gene encoding biosynthetic arginine decarboxylase, which produces MRKWTVEDSKELYNIEGWGTDYFSINKKGNVTVCPNKDSVHIDLKEVIDELQLRDVTAPVLLRFPDILDNRILMMTECFDRAKKEFDFKGDSFVVYPIKVNQTNHVVEEIVSHGRKFNVGLEAGSKPELHAVIATSVNNDSIIICNGYKDEDYVELALLAQKMGRNIFLVVEKLNELLIIADIAKRLNIRPNIGIRIKLASSGSGKWESSGGDASKFGLTASELIEALDFMEANGLKDCLRLVHFHIGSQVTKIRRIKIALREAAQFYVQLHGLGFNVDFVDIGGGLGVDYDGTKSANSESSVNYSIQEYVNDAISSLVDASDKNDISHPNIITESGRSLTAHHSMLVFEVLESTSLPQWPEEDEITDDDHELVKELYNSWEVLNQTKMLEVWHDAQSVREEALDRFSLGLLDIKTRAQVERLFWSIAYDIHKITQSLKHIPDEFHSLPKLLSDKYFCNFSLFQSLPDSWAIDQIFPIIPIHRHQEKPTRHATLQDITCDSDGKIDRFIATRNLSHHLPVHTVKKDEPYYIGVFLVGAYQEILGDLHNLFGDTNAVHISADEHGYHIDKIIDGETVAEVLEYVQYSPKKLVRAVETWVTSSVKSGKISLSEGKEFLSNYRSGLYGYTYLE; this is translated from the coding sequence ATGAGAAAATGGACTGTTGAAGACTCTAAAGAATTATACAATATAGAAGGATGGGGAACAGACTATTTCTCCATCAATAAAAAAGGTAATGTAACGGTTTGTCCGAACAAGGACAGCGTTCATATTGATCTGAAGGAGGTGATAGATGAGCTTCAACTTAGAGATGTAACCGCGCCTGTGCTATTACGATTTCCTGATATTCTGGATAATCGTATCTTAATGATGACCGAATGCTTTGATCGTGCAAAAAAGGAATTTGACTTTAAGGGCGATAGCTTTGTGGTTTATCCCATTAAGGTAAATCAAACCAATCATGTGGTTGAAGAGATTGTAAGTCATGGACGTAAATTTAATGTGGGACTAGAGGCCGGTTCAAAACCAGAATTACATGCAGTGATTGCCACCAGCGTTAACAATGACTCTATTATCATTTGTAATGGGTATAAAGATGAGGACTATGTTGAGTTGGCATTATTGGCTCAAAAGATGGGGCGAAATATTTTCTTGGTGGTAGAGAAACTTAATGAGTTGCTGATTATTGCGGATATTGCTAAACGACTAAATATCCGTCCTAATATTGGTATTCGTATTAAATTGGCTAGCTCGGGTTCAGGTAAATGGGAGAGCTCAGGTGGGGATGCAAGTAAGTTTGGATTAACAGCCAGTGAGCTAATTGAGGCCCTTGATTTTATGGAAGCCAATGGTTTAAAAGATTGTCTGCGACTGGTGCATTTTCACATTGGTAGTCAGGTGACTAAAATTAGACGTATTAAAATTGCCTTGCGTGAAGCCGCTCAGTTTTATGTTCAGCTGCATGGACTGGGGTTTAATGTGGACTTTGTGGATATAGGTGGTGGACTTGGGGTTGATTACGATGGAACTAAATCGGCCAATAGCGAAAGTAGTGTTAATTATTCCATACAAGAATATGTGAACGATGCCATTTCGAGTCTGGTTGATGCCAGTGATAAAAACGATATTTCTCATCCTAATATAATTACGGAGTCGGGTCGTTCCTTAACAGCTCATCATTCTATGTTGGTATTTGAAGTATTGGAATCTACTTCCTTGCCCCAATGGCCAGAGGAGGATGAGATTACCGACGATGATCATGAATTGGTGAAAGAATTATATAACTCGTGGGAAGTGCTGAACCAAACTAAGATGTTGGAAGTCTGGCATGATGCCCAATCGGTTCGGGAGGAAGCATTGGATAGGTTTAGTTTGGGATTGTTGGATATAAAAACCCGCGCTCAAGTGGAACGTTTGTTCTGGTCTATTGCCTACGATATTCATAAAATTACCCAAAGTCTGAAGCATATACCCGACGAGTTTCATAGTCTTCCAAAACTTTTGTCGGATAAGTATTTTTGTAATTTTTCCTTGTTTCAATCTTTACCAGATTCATGGGCCATTGACCAGATATTTCCCATTATTCCCATTCATCGTCATCAAGAAAAGCCAACTCGACATGCCACTTTGCAGGATATCACCTGTGATAGTGATGGAAAGATTGATAGGTTTATTGCTACGCGTAATTTATCGCATCACTTACCTGTTCATACCGTTAAAAAGGATGAGCCTTATTATATAGGAGTCTTCCTGGTTGGTGCATATCAAGAAATATTGGGGGATCTTCATAATTTGTTTGGTGATACTAATGCGGTTCATATTTCAGCCGATGAGCATGGTTATCACATCGACAAGATTATTGATGGGGAAACTGTTGCTGAAGTATTGGAGTATGTTCAATATAGTCCTAAGAAATTGGTGCGCGCCGTGGAAACATGGGTAACTTCATCGGTTAAGAGTGGTAAAATTTCTTTGTCTGAAGGAAAAGAGTTTTTGTCCAATTATCGTTCAGGACTCTATGGTTATACCTACTTGGAGTAA